The following are from one region of the candidate division TA06 bacterium B3_TA06 genome:
- a CDS encoding Asp-tRNA(Asn)/Glu-tRNA(Gln) amidotransferase GatCAB subunit B, producing MQNLWSLPMQSKDYEIIIGLEVHAQLATSSKMFCRCEVDVDAAPNTKVCPICLGLPGILPQTNDQAIKLGIRAALALGCKINLESRWARKHYFSPDLPKGYQITQYERPLATGGALELPGMNSNVRIRRLHLEEDAGKLIHSSRETLVDFNRCGVPLAEIVTEPDISSVEEADTYLKELRLVLRSLGVSDAEMERGHFRCEPNISVRPRGQEKLGVRSEIKNLNSFKAVREGIQRAVKDQIEWLEQGEKIVQTTYLWDEKLRELKPMRAKETAADYRYFPEPDLPPLILAGSEIAEIKSTLPDLPAVKRKKLIEAGLSEQDAEVLVAEPEWEDYFQKLLDASASIKEASTWLLNEARGIMAERKETLADFKVPVKELASLIKLLRDGKLTRPAAKDLLAAMADKGRGAAELMEELDLGSVSDEGLLEETARKVIEENPDVVERYHKGKTNVIGFLVGQCMKKLRGKADPNAVREILLKSLQKSK from the coding sequence ATGCAAAACTTATGGAGTTTGCCCATGCAGTCGAAAGACTATGAGATAATAATAGGGCTGGAGGTTCACGCCCAGCTTGCCACCTCCTCAAAGATGTTCTGCCGGTGCGAGGTTGATGTGGACGCGGCTCCAAACACCAAGGTGTGTCCGATCTGCCTGGGGCTTCCAGGAATCCTGCCGCAAACCAATGATCAAGCAATCAAGCTGGGGATAAGGGCCGCACTTGCACTGGGATGCAAGATCAATCTCGAATCACGCTGGGCGCGTAAGCACTACTTCTCACCCGACCTGCCAAAGGGATATCAAATCACCCAGTACGAGCGCCCTCTGGCCACCGGAGGAGCACTGGAGCTTCCGGGGATGAACAGTAACGTGCGCATTCGAAGGCTGCATCTTGAGGAGGACGCGGGCAAACTCATTCATTCTTCACGCGAGACCCTGGTTGATTTCAACCGTTGCGGGGTGCCTCTGGCTGAGATCGTAACCGAACCGGACATCTCGAGCGTCGAGGAAGCGGACACCTATCTCAAGGAACTTAGATTGGTGCTTAGATCGCTTGGCGTCTCGGACGCTGAGATGGAGCGCGGGCACTTTCGATGCGAGCCGAACATCAGCGTTCGCCCCAGGGGCCAGGAGAAGCTGGGGGTGCGCTCGGAGATCAAGAATCTCAACAGCTTCAAGGCGGTGCGCGAGGGGATCCAGCGCGCGGTGAAAGACCAGATAGAGTGGTTGGAGCAAGGTGAGAAGATCGTGCAGACCACGTATCTGTGGGATGAGAAGCTAAGAGAACTCAAGCCGATGCGTGCCAAGGAGACCGCGGCCGACTACAGATATTTCCCAGAGCCCGACCTGCCGCCATTGATCCTTGCCGGATCGGAGATTGCCGAGATCAAATCAACCCTACCTGATCTTCCTGCGGTCAAGCGCAAGAAGCTGATCGAGGCGGGACTCTCAGAGCAGGATGCCGAGGTGCTTGTCGCCGAGCCTGAATGGGAGGATTATTTCCAGAAGCTGTTGGATGCGAGTGCTTCCATCAAAGAGGCATCGACCTGGCTCCTGAACGAGGCGCGGGGCATCATGGCCGAACGCAAGGAGACGCTTGCCGACTTCAAGGTACCGGTAAAGGAGTTGGCTTCACTCATTAAGTTGTTGAGGGATGGCAAGTTAACCCGCCCCGCGGCCAAGGACCTGCTTGCCGCCATGGCTGATAAGGGAAGAGGGGCAGCCGAGCTTATGGAGGAACTTGATCTGGGGAGCGTTTCAGACGAGGGACTTCTTGAGGAGACGGCAAGGAAGGTAATCGAGGAGAATCCGGATGTGGTCGAACGCTATCACAAAGGGAAGACAAACGTGATAGGCTTCCTTGTGGGCCAGTGCATGAAAAAGCTACGCGGCAAGGCCGACCCGAACGCCGTCCGGGAGATACTTTTGAAATCACTGCAGAAAAGTAAATGA
- a CDS encoding leucyl aminopeptidase: MTRYQKGIQTIIHDCLGTSKGERAIVICDKPKRKIGADLFDALVGAGAEAILCEIIPRKQHSQEPPKYVADLLRSADVFLIPTSKSMTHTQARRKAVANGARGATLPDVTEEMIARTMSADYAEIHKRTLKLARILAGAKRIHITTKKGTDVEIVTEGRKFWLDTGVLTKPGAFSNLPAGEAYIATLEGKSSGVVVFDASFAGIGMLSAPITIQIERGRAAKIKGDRGKLRRMLDAAGSKGRNLAELGIGTNERARITGNVLEDEKVMGTIHLAFGDNSTFGGKVKVDVHLDGLILKPTVVADGREIMKNGRLLA; the protein is encoded by the coding sequence GTGACCCGCTACCAGAAGGGTATTCAGACCATAATCCATGACTGTCTCGGAACAAGTAAGGGAGAGCGGGCGATAGTTATCTGCGACAAACCCAAACGGAAGATAGGCGCAGACCTCTTTGATGCATTAGTCGGTGCCGGAGCCGAAGCGATTCTCTGCGAGATAATACCGCGCAAGCAGCACTCACAGGAGCCACCTAAATATGTGGCCGATCTCCTACGCTCAGCGGATGTATTCCTCATCCCAACCTCCAAGTCAATGACGCACACCCAGGCGCGGCGCAAGGCGGTCGCCAACGGTGCGCGCGGCGCGACCCTGCCAGACGTTACCGAGGAGATGATCGCACGAACCATGAGTGCGGACTACGCCGAGATCCACAAGCGCACCTTAAAGCTCGCCAGGATACTTGCCGGAGCAAAAAGGATTCACATCACCACCAAGAAGGGCACCGATGTGGAGATAGTGACTGAAGGCAGGAAATTCTGGCTGGATACCGGTGTGCTTACCAAACCCGGTGCGTTCTCCAACCTCCCTGCAGGAGAAGCATATATCGCAACTCTGGAGGGCAAAAGTTCAGGGGTCGTTGTATTTGATGCCAGCTTCGCAGGGATCGGAATGCTATCTGCGCCGATCACCATCCAGATCGAGAGGGGACGTGCAGCGAAGATCAAGGGTGATAGAGGTAAGCTCAGACGCATGTTGGACGCGGCAGGTTCCAAAGGCCGCAACCTGGCAGAGCTTGGTATAGGTACAAACGAGCGGGCCCGCATCACCGGCAACGTGCTCGAGGACGAGAAGGTGATGGGCACCATCCATCTTGCCTTCGGGGATAACTCAACCTTCGGCGGCAAGGTCAAGGTTGACGTGCACCTCGACGGGCTGATACTTAAGCCCACCGTGGTAGCGGACGGCCGCGAGATCATGAAGAATGGTCGCCTACTCGCTTAG